One region of Etheostoma cragini isolate CJK2018 chromosome 16, CSU_Ecrag_1.0, whole genome shotgun sequence genomic DNA includes:
- the LOC117959638 gene encoding uncharacterized protein LOC117959638 isoform X2, whose translation MTEMESTRTEEILKITVEDIRPVVESFFKGMTLEQQRLLVQGAPDDGTSILLAEMILDLIALVSKSILATLQNKYSQMISEECVRSSLGNTLPLTFAEILQVKNPVHCDSSTRLNNMFVREVAQSINSAISNSVDTLEPVFSERVTPPHRLNLMVQHAFNMLKAFLGKMKYALRSCRPRKPRTRQDISVQKAAVGQQEMEDQEEADTDHCQSAARSGESKTSDKVSRASEHFVSVTTIAVREIITNEVSGLTESLLDEMTDSGYDELQSDTSREIHIIADDITQLIVKEVNSLEEQNAASISLEPAETSTSVEPKETSTSGEHTETSFTSETTGRSVTPEIREKLFLKEVGNKIRIFFAEQFAKMSIHRIATQLDNQFHPYSKVKREKSMQSLVTNVDSLFSEEGVKQEVGSEVVYSKLQDISNGKDQVFQEELTGLLYSYVSNGRTLSSSPSRDTVYGEIYCKVWRYLGLMKWWLCTQAGIHSEKMKKAFKNTESLSPTATPTPIPTPTPKPTPTPTPKLTPTPKPTPTPTPKPAPTQTPKPTPMHLPTAKSTPTTTVTVSEEAAARPVQNSTAQAEKNNISIWLLVQKLVLRTFNKAKVNTTVGNSESIITRLFEKIRAEVEEEDFQITNDTYKHLSKAILNDMCKKWGCAQDVLVSMNLDEPAVDKCIVSFFKDHLMKPRKRGAINRFFSSIPKFGRGHFIDWTMAVIGL comes from the exons ATGACTGAGATGGAAAGTACCCGGACCGAGGAGATATTGAAGATCACAGTGGAAGATATACGTCCAGTGGTTGAGTCCTTTTTTAAAGGGATGACATTGGAACAGCAGCGATTGTTGGTGCAAGGTGCACCTGATGATGGCACATCAATATTGTTGGCAGAGATGATTTTGGACCTAATAGCACTAGTGTCTAAATCCATTTTGGCAACTCTGCAGAATAAATACAGCCAAATGATCTCTGAGGAGTGTGTTCGGTCCAGTCTGGGAAACACACTTCCTCTGACTTTTGCTGAAATTCTTCAAGTAAAAAACCCGGTCCACTGTGACAGCTCAACTAGATTAAACAACATGTTTGTTAGAGAG GTTGCACAAAGCATTAACTCTGCTATCAGCAATAGTGTGGACACTTTGGAACCTGTGTTTAGTGAGCGTGTGACTCCCCCTCACAGACTTAATCTGATGGTACAACATGCCTTTAATATGTTGAAAGCATTTCTGGGCAAGATGAAATATGCTTTGCGCTCATGTCGACCACGTAAACCACGAACCAGACAGGACATCTCCGTACAGAAGGCCGCTGTTGGACAACAAGAGATGGAAGATCAAGAGGAGGCAGATACTGATCACTGCCAGTCAGCAGCCAGATCTGGGGAATCAAAAACCTCGGACAAGGTCTCCAGAGCATCAGAGCACTTTGTGAGTGTTACAACTATAGCTGTGAGGGAAATCATTACAAATGAGGTAAGTGGACTCACAGAGTCTCTACTGGATGAAATGACCGACTCTGGGTATGATGAGCTGCAATCGGACACCTCACGGGAGATTCACATTATTGCAGATGACATTACTCAGTTAATTGTAAAGGAGGTTAACAGTCTGGAAGAGCAAAATGCTGCAAGTATTAGTCTAGAACCCGCAGAGACCAGTACCAGCGTTGAACCTAAGGAGACAAGTACCAGCGGTGAACACACGGAGACAAGTTTTACCTCAGAAACCACAGGGAGATCTGTCACCCCAGAAATTAGAGAGAAACTGTTCTTGAAAGAAGTGGGGAACAAGATAAGAATCTTTTTTGCCGAGCAGTTTGCCAAAATGTCGATACATCGAATTGCGACTCAACTAGACAACCAATTCCACCCCTACTCCAAAGTTAAAAGGGAGAAGTCGATGCAGTCCTTGGTGACTAATGTTGACTCGCTGTTTTCAGAGGAAGGTGTAAAACAAGAAGTTGGAAGTGAGGTTGTGTATAGTAAATTGCAAGATATTTCCAACGGTAAAGACCAGGTGTTCCAAGAAGAGCTTACTGGTCTCCTCTACAGTTATGTCTCAAATGGAAGGACACTGTCTTCTTCCCCATCACGTGATACGGTGTATGGTGAAATATATTGTAAAGTGTGGCGTTACCTTGGACTGATGAAGTGGTGGCTGTGCACACAGGCTGGCATCCACAGTGAGAAGATGAAAAAGGCTTTCAAGAATACTGAGTCACTGTCACCCACCGCTACACCAACACCTATACCTACACCGACACCCAAACCTACACCTACACCGACACCCAAACTTACACCGACACCCAAGCCTACTCCTACTCCGACACCCAAACCTGCACCTACACAGACACCCAAACCTACACCCATGCATTTGCCTACGGCCAAGTCTACACCTACAACTACCGTCACAGTATCTGAGGAGGCAGCTGCCAGACCTGTTCAGAATTCAACAGCACaggcagagaaaaacaacatttccatCTGGCTACTTGTTCAGAAGCTGGTTTTGCGGACCTTCAACAAAGCAAAGGTGAACACAACAGTTGGAAATTCAGAATCCATCATTACGCGCCTGTTCGAAAAGATACGGGCTGAAGTCGAGGAAGAAGATTTTCAGATCACCAATGACACTTATAAACACCTCAGCAAGgccattttaaatgacatgtgCAAGAAGTGGGGCTGTGCACAGGACGTGCTGGTTTCAATGAATCTGGACGAACCAGCAGTTGACAAATGTATTgtctccttcttcaaagacCACCTGATGAAACCAAGGAAGCGAGGTGCCATCAACAGATTCTTCTCCTCCATTCCAAAGTTTGGCCGGGGACACTTTATTGATTGGACTATGGCTGTTATTGGCCTCTGA
- the LOC117959638 gene encoding uncharacterized protein LOC117959638 isoform X1 codes for MTEMESTRTEEILKITVEDIRPVVESFFKGMTLEQQRLLVQGAPDDGTSILLAEMILDLIALVSKSILATLQNKYSQMISEECVRSSLGNTLPLTFAEILQVKNPVHCDSSTRLNNMFVREVAQSINSAISNSVDTLEPVFSERVTPPHRLNLMVQHAFNMLKAFLGKMKYALRSCRPRKPRTRQDISVQKAAVGQQEMEDQEEADTDHCQSAARSGESKTSDKVSRASEHFVSVTTIAVREIITNEVSGLTESLLDEMTDSGYDELQSDTSREIHIIADDITQLIVKEVNSLEEQNAASISLEPAETSTSVEPKETSTSGEHTETSFTSETTGRSVTPEIREKLFLKEVGNKIRIFFAEQFAKMSIHRIATQLDNQFHPYSKVKREKSMQSLVTNVDSLFSEEGVKQEVGSEVVYSKLQDISNGKDQVFQEELTGLLYSYVSNGRTLSSSPSRDTVYGEIYCKVWRYLGLMKWWLCTQAGIHSEKMKKAFKNTESLSPTATPTPIPTPTPKPTPTPTPKLTPTPKPTPTPTPKPAPTQTPKPTPMHLPTAKSTPTTTVTVSEEAAARPVQNSTAQAEKNNISIWLLVQKLVLRTFNKAKVNTTVGNSESIITRLFEKIRAEVEEEDFQITNDTYKHLSKAILNDMCKKWGCAQDVLVSMNLDEPAVDKCIVSFFKDHLMKPRKRGAINRFFSSIPKFGRGHFIDWTMAVIGL; via the exons ATGACTGAGATGGAAAGTACCCGGACCGAGGAGATATTGAAGATCACAGTGGAAGATATACGTCCAGTGGTTGAGTCCTTTTTTAAAGGGATGACATTGGAACAGCAGCGATTGTTGGTGCAAGGTGCACCTGATGATGGCACATCAATATTGTTGGCAGAGATGATTTTGGACCTAATAGCACTAGTGTCTAAATCCATTTTGGCAACTCTGCAGAATAAATACAGCCAAATGATCTCTGAGGAGTGTGTTCGGTCCAGTCTGGGAAACACACTTCCTCTGACTTTTGCTGAAATTCTTCAAGTAAAAAA CCCGGTCCACTGTGACAGCTCAACTAGATTAAACAACATGTTTGTTAGAGAGGTTGCACAAAGCATTAACTCTGCTATCAGCAATAGTGTGGACACTTTGGAACCTGTGTTTAGTGAGCGTGTGACTCCCCCTCACAGACTTAATCTGATGGTACAACATGCCTTTAATATGTTGAAAGCATTTCTGGGCAAGATGAAATATGCTTTGCGCTCATGTCGACCACGTAAACCACGAACCAGACAGGACATCTCCGTACAGAAGGCCGCTGTTGGACAACAAGAGATGGAAGATCAAGAGGAGGCAGATACTGATCACTGCCAGTCAGCAGCCAGATCTGGGGAATCAAAAACCTCGGACAAGGTCTCCAGAGCATCAGAGCACTTTGTGAGTGTTACAACTATAGCTGTGAGGGAAATCATTACAAATGAGGTAAGTGGACTCACAGAGTCTCTACTGGATGAAATGACCGACTCTGGGTATGATGAGCTGCAATCGGACACCTCACGGGAGATTCACATTATTGCAGATGACATTACTCAGTTAATTGTAAAGGAGGTTAACAGTCTGGAAGAGCAAAATGCTGCAAGTATTAGTCTAGAACCCGCAGAGACCAGTACCAGCGTTGAACCTAAGGAGACAAGTACCAGCGGTGAACACACGGAGACAAGTTTTACCTCAGAAACCACAGGGAGATCTGTCACCCCAGAAATTAGAGAGAAACTGTTCTTGAAAGAAGTGGGGAACAAGATAAGAATCTTTTTTGCCGAGCAGTTTGCCAAAATGTCGATACATCGAATTGCGACTCAACTAGACAACCAATTCCACCCCTACTCCAAAGTTAAAAGGGAGAAGTCGATGCAGTCCTTGGTGACTAATGTTGACTCGCTGTTTTCAGAGGAAGGTGTAAAACAAGAAGTTGGAAGTGAGGTTGTGTATAGTAAATTGCAAGATATTTCCAACGGTAAAGACCAGGTGTTCCAAGAAGAGCTTACTGGTCTCCTCTACAGTTATGTCTCAAATGGAAGGACACTGTCTTCTTCCCCATCACGTGATACGGTGTATGGTGAAATATATTGTAAAGTGTGGCGTTACCTTGGACTGATGAAGTGGTGGCTGTGCACACAGGCTGGCATCCACAGTGAGAAGATGAAAAAGGCTTTCAAGAATACTGAGTCACTGTCACCCACCGCTACACCAACACCTATACCTACACCGACACCCAAACCTACACCTACACCGACACCCAAACTTACACCGACACCCAAGCCTACTCCTACTCCGACACCCAAACCTGCACCTACACAGACACCCAAACCTACACCCATGCATTTGCCTACGGCCAAGTCTACACCTACAACTACCGTCACAGTATCTGAGGAGGCAGCTGCCAGACCTGTTCAGAATTCAACAGCACaggcagagaaaaacaacatttccatCTGGCTACTTGTTCAGAAGCTGGTTTTGCGGACCTTCAACAAAGCAAAGGTGAACACAACAGTTGGAAATTCAGAATCCATCATTACGCGCCTGTTCGAAAAGATACGGGCTGAAGTCGAGGAAGAAGATTTTCAGATCACCAATGACACTTATAAACACCTCAGCAAGgccattttaaatgacatgtgCAAGAAGTGGGGCTGTGCACAGGACGTGCTGGTTTCAATGAATCTGGACGAACCAGCAGTTGACAAATGTATTgtctccttcttcaaagacCACCTGATGAAACCAAGGAAGCGAGGTGCCATCAACAGATTCTTCTCCTCCATTCCAAAGTTTGGCCGGGGACACTTTATTGATTGGACTATGGCTGTTATTGGCCTCTGA